A single region of the Amphiura filiformis chromosome 7, Afil_fr2py, whole genome shotgun sequence genome encodes:
- the LOC140157816 gene encoding lactadherin-like has translation MESGEIRDGAIEASDSFLLFPAANARLNGDGAWAAHDFYGIPPFTDPTTQWIQANIGYETNVSAVITQGDGGAGILADGWVRSFKVSTFLSADGNEMFVMNQTDGTAMIFPGNTDINTKVTTNFPEPVYARIVRITCLSGINGQYALRFELVGCKI, from the exons ATGGAAAGTGGTGAGATAAGAGATGGAGCTATTGAAGCATCAGATTCATTTCTACTTTTCCCAGCCGCAAACGCAAGACTGAATGGTGATGGTGCATGGGCTGCACATGATTTTTACGGGATTCCTCCTTTTACTGATCCTACAACACAGTGGATTCAAGCTAATATAG GTTACGAAACCAACGTATCCGCTGTAATAACGCAAGGTGACGGAGGCGCTGGGATCTTGGCGGATGGCTGGGTAAGGTCATTTAAAGTATCAACATTCTTGAGTGCCGATGGTAACGAGATGTTTGTTATGAATCAAACTGATGGAACCGCGATG ATTTTTCCAGGCAACACTGACATCAATACCAAGGTTACAACAAACTTTCCTGAGCCCGTTTATGCCCGTATTGTACGCATAACTTGCCTGAGCGGGATAAACGGACAATATGCATTACGATTCGAATTAGTGGGATGCAAAATATAA